One stretch of Chloroflexota bacterium DNA includes these proteins:
- a CDS encoding MFS transporter: MSDASVGASVPPANGLTRIFRPLADRDFRLLFSGETISLLGDQFHFVALAWLVLQMTGSGLAVGTVLMVAGIPRAVFILVGGAFADRASPRSLMLTSNALRAAFVGVLAVLVLSGRAELWQLYVLAAIFGIVDAFFWPAMSTIVPMLVTEERLPAANALMQGSTQLTGLIGPALAGLLVAAVGTGLAFGIDAASFAVAALALLLIRGGRRPAAAGASRPNVLSTIRSGVGYAWRDPAVRSLILLSATLNFAINGPVSVGLAWLADNRFEGGAASFGIMLSAFGAGALVGAVAAGSLGRIRELGWVTLGGSVVMGVALGLIGFAPSVAVIMVLNVAIGLAVGLLNVRIVAWLQARTPEAMIGRVMSLVMLGGIAMSPLSLAAAGLLVDIGAATLCFAVAGGLVVVAALAGVVWGVPTQMREA; encoded by the coding sequence ATGAGCGACGCGTCTGTCGGTGCCTCCGTCCCGCCCGCCAACGGACTGACCCGGATCTTTCGGCCGCTCGCCGATCGAGACTTTCGCCTCCTGTTCAGCGGCGAGACGATCTCGCTCCTGGGCGACCAATTCCACTTCGTAGCGCTGGCCTGGCTCGTGCTCCAGATGACCGGTTCGGGCCTGGCGGTGGGCACCGTGCTCATGGTCGCCGGCATCCCCCGCGCAGTCTTCATCCTGGTCGGCGGCGCGTTCGCCGACCGCGCCTCCCCACGGAGTCTGATGCTCACCTCGAACGCGCTGCGGGCGGCGTTTGTCGGCGTGCTGGCCGTCCTGGTGCTGTCCGGGCGGGCCGAACTGTGGCAGCTCTACGTCCTGGCGGCGATCTTCGGGATCGTGGATGCGTTCTTCTGGCCGGCAATGAGCACGATCGTTCCCATGCTCGTGACCGAGGAGCGACTGCCGGCCGCCAACGCCCTCATGCAGGGCTCGACCCAGCTGACCGGGCTGATCGGCCCCGCGCTGGCAGGGTTGCTCGTGGCGGCGGTCGGTACCGGCCTGGCGTTCGGGATCGATGCTGCGTCCTTCGCCGTTGCGGCGTTGGCCCTGCTCCTGATACGGGGCGGTCGCCGGCCGGCCGCCGCCGGGGCGTCGCGTCCGAACGTGCTGAGCACCATCCGTTCGGGCGTGGGGTATGCCTGGCGCGACCCGGCCGTTCGATCGCTCATCCTGCTGTCGGCGACCCTGAACTTTGCGATCAACGGACCGGTCAGCGTGGGACTGGCCTGGCTGGCCGACAACCGCTTCGAGGGCGGCGCCGCCTCGTTCGGGATCATGCTCTCCGCCTTCGGGGCGGGGGCCCTGGTCGGCGCCGTGGCGGCCGGCAGCCTGGGTCGCATCCGCGAGCTGGGATGGGTCACCCTCGGCGGCTCGGTTGTCATGGGAGTGGCGCTGGGGCTGATCGGTTTCGCGCCCTCGGTAGCGGTCATCATGGTCCTGAATGTCGCGATTGGCCTTGCCGTGGGCCTGCTGAACGTCCGAATCGTGGCCTGGCTCCAGGCGCGCACGCCCGAGGCCATGATCGGGCGCGTAATGAGCCTCGTCATGCTGGGCGGTATCGCCATGTCGCCCCTCTCCTTGGCCGCCGCCGGCCTGCTCGTCGATATCGGTGCTGCGACCCTGTGCTTCGCGGTGGCCGGCGGCCTGGTGGTCGTCGCCGCCCTTGCCGGCGTGGTGTGGGGCGTACCGACCCAGATGCGCGAGGCGTGA
- a CDS encoding DUF4097 family beta strand repeat-containing protein gives MPTYRRVQNVAHDIGIDGFLFISVTSAQVRLTATDGTEAQLHATFEVDAPTEAEADAIFESSLLTTEAAEGRLHVAEVDGSWGMGSAIDRLVRAMPYLVGVTADLEEVEGTAPAGCRLELRAVSGDVQASGFRGAQRYQSVSGDLRLADAGGSMDIDSVSGDISLRAVAPVSLKVINVSGDLSAQAPVYDSLRIQSVSGDVSVDGDLGDATPHAVDTVSGDFRLASASGMTVAVRGMSSDIHSALPHRFEGGADRRRLIVGDGAASVAFNSMSGDLAVTRSRQQAQPPAPATQPAAPASETDRIAVLGALERGEIDVDEAMRRLGSDA, from the coding sequence ATGCCCACCTACCGCCGCGTCCAGAACGTCGCGCATGACATCGGCATCGATGGATTCCTGTTCATCTCCGTGACCTCGGCCCAGGTGCGGCTGACCGCCACCGACGGCACCGAAGCGCAGCTGCACGCCACCTTCGAGGTGGATGCGCCCACCGAGGCCGAGGCCGACGCGATCTTCGAGTCCAGCCTGCTCACCACGGAGGCCGCGGAGGGACGGTTGCACGTGGCCGAAGTGGACGGGAGCTGGGGCATGGGATCGGCGATCGACCGCCTGGTACGCGCGATGCCCTACCTGGTAGGAGTCACCGCCGACCTCGAAGAGGTCGAGGGCACTGCCCCGGCCGGCTGCCGGCTCGAGCTGCGGGCGGTGAGCGGCGACGTCCAGGCATCGGGCTTCCGCGGCGCCCAGCGGTACCAGTCGGTGTCGGGCGACCTGCGGCTGGCGGACGCCGGCGGCAGCATGGACATCGATTCGGTGTCCGGCGACATCAGCCTGCGCGCGGTCGCGCCGGTCTCATTGAAAGTCATCAACGTGTCGGGCGACCTGTCCGCCCAGGCACCGGTCTATGACAGCCTCCGGATCCAGAGCGTGAGTGGCGACGTGTCGGTCGATGGCGACTTGGGCGATGCGACCCCGCACGCCGTGGACACGGTGAGTGGCGATTTCCGGCTCGCGTCGGCCAGCGGGATGACCGTGGCGGTGCGCGGCATGTCGAGCGACATCCACTCGGCTCTCCCCCATCGATTCGAGGGCGGCGCCGACCGACGACGCCTGATCGTCGGGGACGGAGCAGCCTCGGTCGCGTTCAATTCCATGTCGGGCGACCTGGCGGTCACCCGCTCCCGGCAGCAAGCCCAACCGCCCGCCCCGGCAACACAGCCGGCAGCCCCCGCCAGCGAGACGGATCGGATTGCTGTCCTGGGCGCCCTGGAGCGAGGCGAGATTGATGTCGACGAGGCCATGCGCCGTCTGGGCAGCGACGCGTGA
- a CDS encoding DUF2089 domain-containing protein has product MAPRDVIATCPVCEGELAISRLHCRTCGTTLEGEFGVGRFGKLSREQMALLESFLRSRGNLKEMERALGISYPTVRARVEALVQALGLADSEAAQGLTAEDGDADAVPRAVGRRIILERLAKKEIDAATAAEALRALEESD; this is encoded by the coding sequence ATGGCGCCTCGCGACGTCATCGCCACCTGCCCCGTATGCGAGGGTGAGCTGGCCATCAGCCGCCTGCACTGTCGGACCTGCGGCACCACGCTGGAGGGCGAATTCGGGGTCGGTCGATTCGGAAAGCTGAGCCGCGAGCAGATGGCGCTCCTCGAGAGCTTCCTCCGCTCCCGCGGCAACCTCAAGGAGATGGAGCGGGCGCTCGGGATCTCGTACCCCACCGTGCGGGCGCGGGTCGAGGCCCTGGTCCAGGCCCTCGGGTTGGCAGACAGCGAAGCCGCCCAGGGACTGACCGCCGAAGACGGCGACGCCGATGCGGTACCCAGAGCCGTCGGGCGACGAATCATCCTGGAGCGCCTGGCCAAGAAGGAGATCGATGCGGCGACCGCCGCCGAGGCGTTGCGCGCGCTCGAGGAGAGCGACTGA
- the aceE gene encoding pyruvate dehydrogenase (acetyl-transferring), homodimeric type: MHDVFDQFKHQLPDQDPTETEEWLESLDAVVEQAGPERARFILYRLLKRARQLQVGLPPLTQTRYVNTISTEQEPPFPGDEAMELRIRRMIRWNALVMVLRANTRFEGIGGHLSTYASAASLYEVGFNHFFRGWDDGPGDLVYFQGHAAPGIYARAFLEGRLTVEQLDHFRREALWAGGLPSYPHPRTMPEFWQFPTVSMGLGPLAAIYQARFNRYLTARGIADTANTRVWGFVGDGEMDEPESLAGLSLAAREGLDNLIFVVNCNLQRLDGPVRGNGKIIQELESVFRGAGWHVIKVIWSREWDALLERDTDGALLNKMTETLDGDYQTLSVADGAYVREHFFGPDPRLAALVADKTDAELAALRRGGHDYRKLYAAYHFATQHQGAPVVILAKTVKGWTLGPGIEARNVTHQSKKLTVDELRIFRDRLQLPIPDDQLADAPYYHPGMDSPEIRYMLERRAALGGTLPQRRVESQPLPAPADAVFVDVFAGADRPASTTMAFGRLLRNLVRDPGLGRRVVPIIPDEARTFGMDPLFKELGIYNPLGQRYTPVDRQLLLSYREATDGQILEEGITEAGAMGSFTAAGTAYAVHGQPMIPFYVFYSMFGLQRTGDQVWAFGDARGRGFMMGATAGRTTLTGEGLQHDDGQSHLYALAVPNLQSYDPAFAYELGVIVREGIRRMWDAGEDVFYYITLYNENWTQPPLPEGAEDGILRGLYECRPASGEGRRVQILGSGSILHQALRAADLLAERFGVAAAVWSATSFQQLRADCLRVERHNRLHPGAEAEVPYLVRQLADAPGPIVAATDFVKAVPDMVARWIDRPYVVLGTDGFGRSDTREALRTYFEVSPEQIAYAALVGLQQTGEATVGELQAALGDLAIDPERPDPASPQA, encoded by the coding sequence GTGCACGACGTCTTCGACCAGTTCAAGCACCAGCTCCCCGACCAGGACCCGACAGAGACCGAGGAGTGGCTCGAGTCGCTCGACGCGGTGGTCGAGCAGGCCGGGCCGGAGCGCGCCCGGTTCATCCTGTACCGGCTCCTGAAGCGGGCGCGCCAGCTCCAGGTCGGCCTGCCACCCCTGACTCAGACCCGGTACGTGAACACCATCTCGACCGAGCAGGAGCCGCCCTTCCCCGGCGACGAGGCGATGGAGCTGCGGATCCGGCGCATGATCCGCTGGAACGCGCTGGTCATGGTCCTGCGGGCCAACACCCGGTTCGAGGGCATCGGCGGACACCTGTCGACGTACGCCTCGGCGGCCAGCCTGTACGAGGTCGGCTTCAACCACTTTTTCCGGGGCTGGGATGACGGCCCCGGCGACCTGGTCTACTTCCAGGGCCACGCCGCGCCTGGGATCTACGCCCGGGCCTTTCTCGAAGGCCGGCTGACGGTCGAACAGCTCGACCACTTCCGGCGCGAGGCACTCTGGGCGGGCGGGCTGCCCTCGTATCCCCACCCGCGGACCATGCCCGAGTTCTGGCAGTTCCCGACCGTGTCGATGGGACTCGGCCCGCTGGCGGCCATCTATCAGGCCCGCTTCAACCGCTACCTGACCGCCCGCGGTATCGCCGATACGGCCAACACCCGGGTCTGGGGCTTCGTGGGCGACGGGGAGATGGACGAGCCGGAGTCGCTGGCCGGCCTGAGCCTCGCGGCGCGCGAGGGGCTCGACAACCTGATCTTCGTCGTGAATTGCAATCTCCAGCGTCTGGACGGCCCGGTGCGGGGCAACGGCAAGATCATCCAGGAACTGGAGTCGGTGTTCCGTGGCGCCGGGTGGCACGTCATCAAGGTCATCTGGTCTCGCGAGTGGGATGCCCTGCTGGAGCGTGACACCGACGGCGCGCTCCTGAACAAGATGACCGAGACCCTGGACGGCGACTACCAGACCCTGTCGGTGGCCGACGGCGCCTACGTCCGCGAGCACTTCTTCGGGCCCGATCCCCGGCTCGCCGCCCTGGTGGCCGACAAGACCGATGCCGAGCTGGCGGCACTACGGCGCGGCGGCCACGACTACCGCAAGTTGTACGCCGCGTATCACTTCGCGACCCAGCACCAGGGGGCGCCGGTCGTGATCCTGGCCAAGACGGTCAAGGGCTGGACCCTGGGTCCTGGGATCGAGGCCCGGAATGTCACCCACCAGTCCAAGAAGCTGACCGTGGACGAGCTGCGCATCTTCCGGGATCGGCTCCAGCTCCCGATTCCGGACGACCAGCTGGCCGATGCGCCCTATTACCACCCCGGCATGGACAGCCCGGAGATCCGCTACATGCTCGAGCGTCGAGCCGCGCTCGGCGGCACCCTCCCCCAGCGGCGGGTGGAGTCCCAGCCTCTGCCGGCTCCGGCGGATGCCGTGTTCGTCGACGTCTTCGCCGGCGCCGATCGCCCGGCCTCCACGACCATGGCCTTCGGCCGGCTGCTGCGCAACCTCGTCCGCGACCCGGGCCTTGGGCGGCGCGTGGTCCCGATCATTCCCGACGAGGCCCGGACGTTTGGGATGGACCCGCTGTTCAAGGAGCTCGGGATCTACAACCCGTTGGGCCAGCGCTACACCCCGGTCGACCGCCAGCTGCTCCTCTCGTACCGCGAGGCGACCGATGGCCAGATCCTCGAGGAAGGAATCACCGAGGCGGGGGCCATGGGCTCATTCACCGCAGCCGGGACCGCGTACGCGGTGCACGGCCAGCCGATGATCCCGTTCTACGTCTTCTATTCCATGTTCGGCCTGCAGCGCACCGGCGACCAGGTGTGGGCCTTCGGCGACGCGCGCGGCCGGGGCTTCATGATGGGCGCCACCGCGGGTCGCACCACCCTCACCGGGGAGGGCCTCCAGCACGACGACGGTCAGAGCCACCTATACGCGCTGGCCGTCCCGAACCTCCAGTCCTACGACCCGGCCTTCGCCTACGAGCTGGGGGTCATCGTCCGCGAGGGCATCCGGCGCATGTGGGACGCCGGCGAGGACGTCTTCTACTACATCACCCTGTACAACGAGAACTGGACCCAGCCGCCCCTCCCCGAGGGGGCCGAGGACGGGATCCTGCGAGGGCTGTACGAATGCCGCCCGGCGTCGGGCGAGGGCCGCCGGGTGCAGATCCTCGGTTCGGGCTCGATCCTCCACCAGGCGCTCCGCGCCGCGGACCTGCTGGCCGAACGATTCGGGGTGGCGGCCGCCGTGTGGAGCGCCACATCGTTCCAGCAGCTGCGCGCCGATTGCCTGCGGGTCGAGCGCCACAACCGGCTGCACCCCGGCGCGGAAGCCGAGGTGCCGTACCTGGTGCGCCAGCTGGCCGATGCGCCCGGGCCCATCGTCGCGGCAACCGACTTCGTGAAGGCCGTCCCGGACATGGTCGCGCGCTGGATCGACCGCCCTTACGTGGTCCTCGGGACCGACGGATTCGGCCGGTCCGACACGCGCGAAGCGCTCCGAACCTATTTCGAGGTCAGTCCCGAGCAGATCGCGTATGCCGCCCTGGTCGGGCTGCAACAAACCGGGGAAGCCACCGTTGGCGAGCTGCAGGCCGCCCTTGGCGACCTGGCAATTGATCCCGAGCGCCCCGATCCGGCATCGCCTCAGGCCTAA
- the plsY gene encoding glycerol-3-phosphate 1-O-acyltransferase PlsY has protein sequence MGPAVGLLAAIALGYLLGAIPFGVVVARLAGGQDPRAVGSERTGATNAVRALGIGWGVLVGLLDLAKGLVAAAIGAGIGWGVGLAPEWVAAGSCVAAVTGHIRSVFIGFRGGRGVATAAGGFLILVPVALLVVIPIIGVVAAVTRYVSLGSIAGAASAPLVVAGLWRVGQASLADVAYAGVVGILIIAAHADNIARLRTGTERRVGGGAGAEPRT, from the coding sequence GTGGGCCCCGCCGTTGGCCTGTTGGCCGCCATCGCTCTCGGCTACCTGCTGGGGGCCATCCCGTTCGGCGTGGTCGTCGCCCGCCTGGCCGGCGGGCAGGACCCGCGCGCCGTTGGCTCGGAACGGACTGGCGCGACCAACGCGGTCCGGGCGCTGGGGATCGGCTGGGGGGTGCTGGTGGGCCTGCTCGACCTGGCCAAGGGCCTGGTGGCCGCGGCCATCGGCGCGGGTATCGGCTGGGGGGTGGGCCTGGCGCCCGAGTGGGTGGCAGCGGGGAGCTGCGTGGCGGCCGTGACCGGCCACATCCGCTCGGTGTTCATCGGCTTTCGAGGCGGTCGGGGAGTGGCGACCGCGGCCGGAGGGTTCCTGATCCTGGTGCCCGTGGCCCTGCTGGTCGTGATCCCGATCATTGGGGTGGTGGCGGCCGTCACCCGCTACGTGTCGCTCGGCTCGATCGCGGGCGCGGCCAGCGCCCCGCTGGTGGTGGCCGGCCTGTGGCGGGTCGGCCAGGCGTCGCTGGCGGACGTGGCCTACGCCGGCGTGGTCGGCATCCTCATCATCGCGGCCCACGCCGACAACATCGCCCGCCTGCGAACGGGCACCGAGCGGCGAGTGGGGGGCGGGGCCGGCGCGGAACCGCGCACATGA
- the pgsA gene encoding CDP-diacylglycerol--glycerol-3-phosphate 3-phosphatidyltransferase: MTTRWTLPNLLGLFRLAITPVLVALVLLSFPGGGLLAFVLFVPAALSDLFDGWLARARGQVTTLGVFLDLTADKVLVTAVLIALAQAGLAAAWIVIVIVVRELVVAGVRQLAANAQLLVASEGLGKAKTVVTLVAIGALLIAFDARTGGPLATIGIGPLAHVTGGWLLVTAMILAVMSGIDYLVKAWPILSAEGQTEDDAAKEAPRPT, translated from the coding sequence ATGACCACCCGCTGGACGTTGCCCAACCTGCTCGGCCTGTTCCGGCTGGCCATCACCCCGGTCCTTGTCGCCCTCGTTCTGCTCTCGTTCCCGGGCGGCGGGCTGCTGGCTTTCGTCTTATTCGTCCCGGCAGCATTGTCCGATCTGTTCGACGGGTGGCTGGCCCGTGCCCGGGGCCAGGTGACCACGCTCGGCGTGTTCCTGGACCTGACCGCTGACAAGGTGCTCGTCACCGCCGTGCTCATCGCGCTGGCCCAGGCCGGCCTGGCCGCGGCCTGGATCGTGATCGTGATCGTGGTCCGCGAGCTTGTCGTGGCCGGGGTGCGCCAGCTGGCGGCCAACGCGCAGCTCCTCGTGGCGTCCGAAGGGCTGGGCAAGGCCAAGACGGTGGTGACCCTGGTCGCGATCGGCGCCCTGCTGATCGCCTTCGACGCCCGGACCGGCGGACCGTTGGCCACGATCGGGATCGGTCCGCTGGCCCACGTGACCGGCGGCTGGCTGCTGGTGACGGCCATGATCCTGGCCGTCATGTCCGGGATCGACTACCTGGTCAAGGCCTGGCCGATCCTGAGCGCCGAGGGCCAGACCGAGGACGACGCCGCGAAGGAAGCCCCGCGGCCTACTTGA
- a CDS encoding ABC transporter permease produces the protein MAVIVRPTPSPRPYPAVVGSFLRARRLVQRNLLVYRHSWMVIFSGFFEPLFYLLGIGYGLGTIVGDVELSDGRLVTYAAFVAPALLAQSTMNGAISETIFNVFFKLNFEKVYDAILVTPLGIGDIALGELMWAMIRATIYAVAFVGVMWVMGLLISPWAVLALPATLFCSLAFCAAGLATSTFLRTVQDFDLPFGLIIMPMFLFSGTFFPIGIYPEPIQWAVQVTPLYHCVELLRGLTTGVVGWSLLVHVAYLGVFGSVAMVIARRRLATKLIK, from the coding sequence ATGGCCGTCATCGTCCGCCCCACTCCCTCGCCGCGCCCGTACCCGGCAGTGGTGGGGAGCTTCCTGCGCGCGCGGCGCCTGGTCCAGCGCAACCTGCTCGTCTACCGCCACAGTTGGATGGTCATCTTCTCCGGCTTCTTCGAGCCGCTGTTCTACTTGCTGGGCATAGGCTACGGGCTGGGGACGATCGTGGGCGACGTCGAGCTGTCCGACGGCCGGCTGGTTACCTACGCCGCGTTCGTAGCGCCCGCCCTGCTGGCCCAGTCGACCATGAACGGCGCCATCAGCGAGACCATCTTCAACGTCTTCTTCAAGCTGAACTTCGAAAAGGTCTACGACGCGATCCTGGTGACGCCGTTGGGGATCGGCGACATCGCGCTGGGTGAGCTGATGTGGGCCATGATCCGGGCCACCATCTACGCGGTCGCGTTCGTCGGCGTGATGTGGGTCATGGGCCTGCTCATCAGCCCCTGGGCGGTGTTGGCCCTGCCGGCCACATTGTTCTGCTCTCTGGCCTTCTGCGCCGCGGGCCTGGCGACCAGCACCTTCCTGCGCACGGTCCAGGACTTCGACCTGCCCTTCGGGCTGATCATCATGCCGATGTTCCTGTTCAGCGGCACCTTCTTCCCGATCGGCATTTACCCCGAGCCGATCCAGTGGGCGGTCCAGGTCACGCCTCTGTACCACTGCGTCGAGCTGCTGCGTGGGCTGACGACCGGAGTCGTGGGCTGGTCCCTCCTCGTCCACGTCGCGTACCTGGGGGTGTTTGGGAGCGTGGCGATGGTCATCGCCCGTCGGCGGCTGGCCACCAAACTGATCAAGTAG
- a CDS encoding ABC transporter permease, which translates to MTALRVAQRNLWVYRRTWRGSVFGSFLNPLLYLGALGVGLGSFIAAQDTTALGGVGYLQFLGPGLLAAACMQTASFEATFPIMGKISWRHNYEAMLAAPLSVRDLVLGEISWMAVRLTTMALSFMVVLTLFGIPTSPLAVLGIPAAVLTGLAFFAAIMGFTATQKNDSGFAAMFRFVINPLFLFSGTFFPVDRLPDAIEFVAALTPLYHGVGLIRGLVLQTPELANWPIHLAYLVAFTMVAGWLAYRLLHRRLVK; encoded by the coding sequence ATGACCGCCCTGCGCGTCGCGCAGCGCAACCTTTGGGTCTACCGACGGACCTGGCGCGGGAGCGTCTTCGGTTCGTTCCTGAACCCGCTCCTGTATCTCGGCGCGCTGGGCGTCGGTCTGGGCAGCTTCATCGCGGCGCAGGACACCACCGCGCTGGGCGGGGTTGGCTACCTCCAGTTCCTGGGCCCGGGGCTGCTGGCGGCGGCCTGCATGCAGACCGCCTCGTTCGAGGCCACGTTCCCGATCATGGGAAAGATCAGCTGGCGGCATAACTACGAGGCCATGCTGGCCGCGCCACTGTCGGTCCGCGACCTGGTCCTGGGGGAGATCAGCTGGATGGCGGTCAGGCTGACGACCATGGCCCTGTCGTTCATGGTGGTGTTGACCCTGTTCGGGATTCCCACCTCTCCACTGGCCGTGCTCGGCATTCCGGCCGCCGTCCTGACCGGGTTGGCATTCTTCGCGGCGATCATGGGCTTCACGGCGACGCAGAAGAACGACAGCGGCTTCGCGGCCATGTTCCGCTTCGTCATAAACCCGCTGTTCCTGTTCAGCGGGACGTTCTTCCCCGTCGACCGGCTGCCGGACGCGATCGAGTTCGTGGCCGCCCTGACGCCCCTGTACCACGGGGTGGGCCTGATCCGGGGCCTGGTTCTGCAGACACCCGAGCTGGCCAACTGGCCCATCCACCTGGCCTACCTGGTGGCCTTCACGATGGTCGCAGGCTGGCTCGCCTATCGGCTCCTGCATCGGCGTCTGGTGAAGTAG
- a CDS encoding ABC transporter ATP-binding protein, whose protein sequence is MTAQTDVLIHARGLTKRFDALTAVDGVDFDVHVGEAFGFLGPNGAGKTSTMRMIACTSPITGGTLTVLGMDPQREGSRIKARLGVVPQLNNLDAELTVRENLLMYARYFDIPGEVARKRAEELLDFVQLTERANDQVEPLSGGMQRRLTIARALINEPDLLLLDEPTTGLDPQARHLVWDRLYRLKSRGVTLVITTHYMDEAEQLCDRLVVMDHAKIVAAGSPRELIEQHSTREVLELRLTDAVRASLDGRLDDLADRVEELPDRILLYAADGEQALERVHERQVQIESALVRRSTLEDVFLRLTGRTLIE, encoded by the coding sequence ATGACCGCCCAGACCGATGTTCTCATCCACGCCCGGGGCCTCACCAAGCGGTTTGATGCCCTGACCGCGGTCGATGGTGTGGACTTCGACGTCCACGTCGGCGAGGCGTTCGGGTTCCTCGGCCCCAACGGCGCGGGCAAGACCTCGACCATGCGGATGATCGCCTGCACCAGCCCGATCACGGGCGGGACCCTGACCGTCTTGGGCATGGATCCACAGCGCGAAGGAAGCCGGATCAAGGCCCGCCTTGGGGTCGTGCCGCAGCTCAACAATCTCGACGCCGAGCTGACGGTCCGCGAGAACCTCCTCATGTATGCCCGCTACTTCGACATTCCCGGCGAGGTCGCGCGCAAGCGCGCCGAAGAACTGCTCGACTTCGTCCAGCTCACCGAGCGCGCCAACGACCAGGTCGAGCCGCTGTCGGGCGGGATGCAGCGGCGCCTGACCATCGCCCGGGCTCTGATCAATGAGCCCGACCTGCTGCTACTCGACGAGCCGACCACCGGCCTCGACCCGCAGGCCCGCCACCTAGTCTGGGATCGGCTGTACCGACTCAAGAGCCGCGGTGTGACCCTGGTCATCACGACGCACTACATGGATGAGGCCGAGCAGCTCTGCGACCGGCTGGTGGTCATGGACCACGCCAAGATCGTGGCCGCGGGCTCCCCGCGGGAGCTCATCGAGCAGCACTCCACCCGCGAGGTGCTCGAGCTGCGCCTGACCGATGCCGTCCGCGCCTCCCTGGACGGCCGCCTGGACGATCTGGCCGATCGGGTCGAGGAGTTGCCCGACCGGATCCTGCTGTATGCCGCGGATGGCGAGCAGGCACTGGAGCGCGTCCATGAGCGTCAGGTCCAGATCGAGTCCGCTCTGGTCCGTCGGTCCACCCTGGAGGACGTGTTCCTGCGGCTCACCGGCCGCACGCTGATCGAATGA
- a CDS encoding PadR family transcriptional regulator — protein MTENNGRDPGLLVLISLAGGPKHGHAIFLDVADFAGLRLGPGTLYGALARLEESGLIESLPMDGRRRPYHLTLRGAAALRGRLTGLDAAVRVGLRRIEAA, from the coding sequence ATGACCGAGAACAACGGGCGTGATCCCGGGCTGCTGGTCCTTATCAGCCTGGCCGGCGGCCCCAAGCATGGGCATGCCATCTTCCTTGACGTCGCCGACTTTGCCGGCCTGCGTCTCGGGCCTGGCACGCTGTACGGCGCGTTGGCGCGCCTGGAGGAGAGTGGGCTGATCGAGTCCCTGCCGATGGACGGACGCCGCCGGCCGTACCACCTGACCCTGAGGGGTGCTGCCGCGCTCAGGGGCCGGTTGACGGGGCTGGACGCGGCTGTGCGCGTTGGCCTGCGGCGGATCGAGGCCGCATGA